ACCTTGTACTTCGGGTTCATCAATTGTGCCTGCACGGTGCAGCGCACCGGCGCATTGCCAGCGACCACCCAGGCATCCCAGGCGGCGTTTATGGCGGCGAAATCGGCAGCATTGGCCGGGAAAATGGTGGCGTCCAGAATGCGGTTCTTTTCCGAACCGACCCGTGCCAACAATATGTCGATGGTGGTCAGCGTGCTAGCGGTTTGCGCAGTGGCGTCTTCATCAGATTTTCCGGCACGCTGGTGTAGTAGAGGGTATCATTGTGTACTACGGCTTAGGATCAGCGATGATCGGGATCAATTCGTTCGATGTTCATTGGGTTATCTCCATGCCTATTTCCACTAAGAGTATCACAGCCAGCGGTGGAAATAGGTAGTGATAAAGTCGATGGTAGCGGCGTGGCAGGCTTGGCATAATCAACGTTGAATGACACTGACAGAGAAATAGTGTGACAGACGATTTTGCAACAGATGGCGCTCTGGCGCAGGCAATCAAGGGATTCAAACCGCGCGAGGCACAACGGCTGATGGCGCAAGCGGTTACCGAAGCGATCAACTTCAAGCAAGAACTGGTGGTGGAGGCGGGAACTGGCACCGGCAAAACCTTCGCCTACTTGGCACCTGCGCTGCGCGCCCAACGTAAAGTGATTATTTCCACCGGATCGAAAGCCTTGCAGGATCAACTCTATGTGCGTGATCTGCCCACCATTGCCAATGCACTGAACTACAAAGGTAAAATGGCGCTGCTGAAAGGGCGTTCCAACTACTTGTGCTTGGAACGGTTGGAGCAGCAGTCAATGGCTGGTGGAGAGTTGGCCGGTCAGGCCCTGATCGATCTGGTGCACTTGCGTAAGTGGTCTTCACAAACCCAAGACGGCGATATCAGCCGCTGTAGCGATGTAGCGGAGGACAGCGCTGTCTGGCCGCTGGTGACCAGTACCAATGACAATTGCCTCGGCAGTGATTGCCCGCTGTATCAGAACTGTTTCGTGGTTAAAGCACGGCGGCGAGCCATGGATGCCGATGTGGTGGTGGTGAATCATCACCTGTTTCTGGCAGACATGGTGGTGAAGGAAGGCGGATTTGCCGAATTAATCCCTGCGGCTGATGTGATGATTTTCGATGAAGCACACCAACTCCCCGATATCGCCAGCCAGTATTTTGGCAAACAGCTCACCAGCCGCCAGTTGCTGGATCTGGCAAAAGACATCACCATTGCTTACCGCACCGAAGTTCGTGATGCTGCACAATTGCAAAAAAGCGCCGACCGCTTAAGCCAAAGTACTCAGGATTTCCGGATAATGTTGGGGGAGCCGGGATTTCGCGGCAATCTGCGTGATGTGCTCAGCCAGCCGAACGTTCAGCGTGCGCTGCTGTTGCTCGATGATGCGCTCGAACTGTGTTATGACGTGTCCAAGCTATCGTTGGGGCGTTCTGCATTGCTGGACGCTGCTTTTGAGCGCGCCACGCTATACCGTGCGCGCCTCAAACAGTTGCAGCA
The sequence above is drawn from the Serratia symbiotica genome and encodes:
- a CDS encoding ATP-dependent DNA helicase, translating into MTDDFATDGALAQAIKGFKPREAQRLMAQAVTEAINFKQELVVEAGTGTGKTFAYLAPALRAQRKVIISTGSKALQDQLYVRDLPTIANALNYKGKMALLKGRSNYLCLERLEQQSMAGGELAGQALIDLVHLRKWSSQTQDGDISRCSDVAEDSAVWPLVTSTNDNCLGSDCPLYQNCFVVKARRRAMDADVVVVNHHLFLADMVVKEGGFAELIPAADVMIFDEAHQLPDIASQYFGKQLTSRQLLDLAKDITIAYRTEVRDAAQLQKSADRLSQSTQDFRIMLGEPGFRGNLRDVLSQPNVQRALLLLDDALELCYDVSKLSLGRSALLDAAFERATLYRARLKQLQQVTEPGYSYWYECNSRHFVLALTPLTVADRFRELLDEQPGSWIFTSATLSVNEQLAYFTERLGLSKAKTWLLPSPFDYAKQALLCVPRFLPSPNQPGGARQLARMLRPLIEANNGRCFLLCTSHQMMRELAEEFRATLLLPVLLQGETSKGQLLTQFVEAGNALLVATSSFWEGVDVRGDALSCVIIDKLPFTSPDDPLLKARIEDCRLRGGDPFNDVQLPDAVITLKQGVGRLIRDTDDRGVLVICDNRLVMRPYGEVFLNSLPPTPRTRDIAQAIAFLQDTPPLVT